The sequence below is a genomic window from Gouania willdenowi chromosome 12, fGouWil2.1, whole genome shotgun sequence.
gtccaaaaaaatgccgaatacaaataaattattttctagtGCATCTCTTATATTTTCCGTGATGTcagttatagccattgctgttgaacgtccttttctgattggtgtttaggtggatcctttgTATTTTCCCGTCTTCCATTGTTTTGATgaagattggttttccgttctcttctcccagtggtgtgatataaatcctgcagttccttggccacgtctttagaatttttcctccttttttatcaaattttcattcaaaaataCCTTTGTTTCCTTCAGTTTCTTGCCTTGcctcagtagttctcctttgaatttcacaTTCGTGAAGGTGATTTTTACGGCTCTGTTGTAATCACGCTTTGgaaggagatggcaggagttgatgttgtcagggttcaacacaatgtccttcgactccaagtagtcaatgacctgttgttcaatcgattttgtgtctTCGTCACTCGGGTCCGCTGCCCGTCTCAGCACACTCGCGTAACTCTTTAAGCCtgtaatgatgacatctttctctctttccttttgttccaagtcttcaaccctcgcgttcaatagttttatctcttcagcattcatAAGATTCTGttgtttcagtacctttgcttcactTTGGAGGCTTTCCAgtgtcttttccaacgactttatctcggctgtGATCCGTGTAGATAGATCGTCTTTGATAGACGATAGATTGTCTTTGAGGtttcgtatcatctccttgacctcttccaaacccggacCTCTTCTGTAGGGCCTGCAGACGAATACGTCTTCTGGTTATTAAGAAAAAGTAGAAGATTGTAGTATTTTAGGCTATAAATTGTAACTGTAGCTGTAGAATTGAAGCTTTAACAGCAGTATTGCTAAAAGTAAAAGAGCAACAGGTGACACACTCTAGCAGACTAAATCAACCACTCAATCATTGCATGATTACAAAAATTTGCGCAAAATCTTGAATAACATTAAAAGTAAGAGATTTATCATTCTACAAATTAGATATTATGATTGTCACTGAGGAGCAGAACAATTTGATCTTTGAATGGTGTAAATCGGTTAAGATTAGCATAATTAATGAAAAacgtgactaattaaaaaattcatataaatttttttttgtcagagtGCAACCTCTACAAATGGCTGATAATTGTAGATTAGAGAATGGGCTACATTTTAGTGCTAAATTTGAGTCTCTGAGTTAAATATTAACAGAGATATGGCAGTTTAAATTTTTGCAGAAGAATAAGAACTAGAAACTTTGCATTGCTGCATTGGATCTCATCACACTGAGCTACAGCTGCCCATGAGAAAATGAGAGTAAAAGTCCACCTTGCGGAAGCAAAGTAAGAGGACATGCAAAGCCTTCCCACTTaaagtttatttaattattaaaaaaaatgctgagtGTGCTCACTGCATTCAAAAAGATCCCAAGATGTCAACtagttaataattaattcaCCAACCAATATtcacaaaacacaaactgtaAAACAGACTGACAAACAAAACTCCTGCCAAAATCTGTTATGTTAACTTACTGAAAGAACTAACTCACAAAACTCACTACACTTCAAACTTCAACTATATGTAAACATATATGAAGCTAAAAAACCCCAATGtaaaacaaatgagaaaatatTTACTACACATAACATTTGAAAGTCATTTCTTATGTGTGGACTCTCTTGTGgcatttcagactttttttcattacatttccatgtcaaacattacatttaaatagtttctctactgtgtggattctcatgtgtgaatTAAAGGAATTCTTACGGAtaaaacatttaccacaaacatcacatttaaatggtttctctcctgtgtggattctcatgtgtgaatTAAGGTTGACCTTCtcggtaaaacatttactacaaacatcacatttaaatggtttctctcctgagtgaatgatcatgtgttttttaaggtAATTCTTTTGActgaaacatttactacaaacgtcacatttaaatggtttctctcctgcatGGATTGTCAAGTGTGACTGCAGATGTtgcttttgaataaaacatttactacatacatcacatttaaattgtctttctcctgagtggattctcatgtgttttttaaggttattcttttgaataaaacatttactacaaacgtcacatttgaatggtttctctcctgtgtggattctcatgtgttttttaaggtcattcttttgactaaaacatttactacaaacgtcacatttaaatggtttctctcctgcatggattctcatgtgtgactgcaggtgttgcttttgaataaaacatttactacatacatcacatttaaattgtctttctcctgagtggattctcatgtgttttttaaggttattcttttgaataaaacatttactacaaacgtcacatttaaatggtttctctcctgagtgaattctcatgtgtgactgcaaGTAATTCTTacgggtaaaacatttactacaaacatcacatttaaatagtttctctcctgtgtggattctcagttTTGAAGCTGCAGTGAGTGATGCTTTCTCACCACCCACACATTCAGATGTCATTTTTACCTGAACCTTCTTTGaacaaatgtgttgaaatgaactaatttttgttttggaagctttacatcccatttcatcatttttaattGAGTGAgacatctttctctttttcGTGGTAGAGTCAGAGTCAGCTTCAGTCTCTGACAGAGGTTTCTGCCAAcagtcttcatcatcatcatcctcgcTACTACCCTCAGTCTGAGACGAGTCTGTTTCcgttccatcaggaccttgtCGTACTAAACTGTTTGGATCTGGGTTCTGGGCTGCTTCTGGTCTTTTGATGTTATTTCCCACACTTTGtcttttcattaattcatttaaaccacaggttgaaggttcctccttCATGTTCATTTCTGTTAGTTGTCTCAAGTGTAGATGGGAGGCCTgaggcttctcctcttcatcttcacatttaacaggacaagcagcactgtttgtctcctgctgcacacaaagctgGTTTTTctcctgaccttcactgagcgtctctGGTTCTTCCTTCATGTGGAGACGCTCTGGGAGCAGCTCCTCCACATTCTTCctctcactgaaaacacaatcagtgACTGACGGCTGCTGGAGCTGAAATCTGTGCAGATGAACTTTGGGCATGAAGGCAGCCAGCACAAGTTTTTCTGTTTCATCTGTATTAGGAACAGATTGATAACCTGAAGGtagacacaaaacacaatattacaagaaaactcacaatgtttttatgtttttattcattttacttCAACAGGAAAAACCTAGCTGTTATTCAGCCtgtgtttaatacattttatgacTTCTTTTGTATTCATGATCATGTATTATTAATTTCTTAAATAACTGAATGTATTTTACTTAAAATGTTTTGGTTGCTAAatagaaatattaaatatatgtaCACTGAAACAATTAATTACTCTGTTATTTATGTTAAATTATTGTGGAACTGAAACATTTCATTTCTTATTAGTGTAATTCTGATGCCCTTTTTTGGCCCCAATATCAATACCCACATGCATAGTATTGGCCGGTACCAATACATGCCGATAAaaaggtgtttaaaaaaaaaagatatgacgtgtttttcttccaattcttaactcactcagtgcccccgacgagatatctcgtcatttcaaatccaaacgctcagcgccattgacgagaaactcggcatttgcgttttttcacggggattgctagaaaacaccctggcggaggtccctcatcaatatctaagctgtggggtgttgtagtgaccaactgtgccctgacgaGGGCAgcggtgcacctttagatgagcgATTAGCCACTGAAGCCACCATTAGCTGGGGAGCAGAAACAGGAACGAGtcagattatggcgctacagagtgat
It includes:
- the LOC114473402 gene encoding zinc finger protein 2 homolog isoform X1, producing MEQFKAPSSLSLTANPADNWCSWEQSFRRYIAASGEKDEKGKIDILLHTIGEDAMEVLNTLTVRGEGDELTMEDVLQAFKDYCSPQRNVVFERNQYWSHQRTAGTSINTFMTELRHKSKDCEFGISENDMLRDKLVLSITDSHLKKRLIRERRLTLYRAIEICRATEQKMTLSQAVQTEHGVKEVPVDGEMKMILPDKSLHHNTSKQLGYQSVPNTDETEKLVLAAFMPKVHLHRFQLQQPSVTDCVFSERKNVEELLPERLHMKEEPETLSEGQEKNQLCVQQETNSAACPVKCEDEEEKPQASHLHLRQLTEMNMKEEPSTCGLNELMKRQSVGNNIKRPEAAQNPDPNSLVRQGPDGTETDSSQTEGSSEDDDDEDCWQKPLSETEADSDSTTKKRKMSHSIKNDEMGCKASKTKISSFQHICSKKVQVKMTSECVGGEKASLTAASKLRIHTGEKLFKCDVCSKCFTRKNYLQSHMRIHSGEKPFKCDVCSKCFIQKNNLKKHMRIHSGERQFKCDVCSKCFIQKQHLQSHMRIHAGEKPFKCDVCSKCFSQKNDLKKHMRIHTGEKPFKCDVCSKCFIQKNNLKKHMRIHSGERQFKCDVCSKCFIQKQHLQSHLTIHAGEKPFKCDVCSKCFSQKNYLKKHMIIHSGEKPFKCDVCSKCFTEKVNLNSHMRIHTGEKPFKCDVCGKCFIRKNSFNSHMRIHTVEKLFKCNV
- the LOC114473402 gene encoding uncharacterized protein LOC114473402 isoform X2 gives rise to the protein MEQFKAPSSLSLTANPADNWCSWEQSFRRYIAASGEKDEKGKIDILLHTIGEDAMEVLNTLTVRGEGDELTMEDVLQAFKDYCSPQRNVVFERNQYWSHQRTAGTSINTFMTELRHKSKDCEFGISENDMLRDKLVLSITDSHLKKRLIRERRLTLYRAIEICRATEQKMTLSQAVQTEHGVKEVPVDGEMKMILPDKSLHHNTSKQLGYQSVPNTDETEKLVLAAFMPKVHLHRFQLQQPSVTDCVFSERKNVEELLPERLHMKEEPETLSEGQEKNQLCVQQETNSAACPVKCEDEEEKPQASHLHLRQLTEMNMKEEPSTCGLNELMKRQSVGNNIKRPEAAQNPDPNSLVRQGPDGTETDSSQTEGSSEDDDDEDCWQKPLSETEADSDSTTKKRKMSHSIKNDEMGCKASKTKISSFQHICSKKVQKTYSSAGPTEEVRVWKRSRR